CAAAACACTTGCGAAACTTGAAGAAGTAGCCTTCGACTTTGCCAGCCATCACGTCGATCTTGTTCAACCTGTTATCCTGTCTAACTCGATTGTTGCGTTCTTGCCCCGAGTGAGTCGGTCGTTGATAATGCAGATTCACTAGGAAGACTCACCCTCCCAATTGGCAGTAACTATGATCGCTCGCTCTTTTCGATACGCGCTCTCATCGCTTAGCTTGTGCGTCGCCCTTTCCGTGAATTGCTTTGCCGCGGACGTTCTTAACCACCTGCCCGAGAATGCACTCGGGTTTGCTTTAGCTCAAGACTTGGAGCAGGTCGACGCGAAAGTCCAGCAGTTTACCAAGCTATTCTCAATCGATGGTGTTCCCGCGCCGCTCATGTTCTTGAACTTGGCAACCGGGCTGAATGAGGGGCTGGATCGAAACGGAGATCTCATGCTTGCCATGCTGCCGGGGGAAGAGGTTAGCTCTGACCCCATCCCCATGCTGTTACTTCCCGTCACAGATTACGCAAAGTTCGTTGCTCCCATTGAAGGCGATGGTACTGGAGAAATAAGCCGAGTGACCATCGCGGGCGAGGAGGTGCTGATTGCCGGGCAAGGGAAGTTCGCTTTGCTCATGAATTTAGAGAATCGCGAACTGATGGAAAGCCTCGTGGCTCTGGAACCTCACGCCCACAGCGACGTGAAACTTTTGGAGAACTGGATTGCCGAGAACGATGTTGTGATCTCCGTCATGCCCGCGGGAGTGAAGACGATTAGTAAGCTGGGCCGCGATTCGCTGGAAGAAGAAATCGAAAGTACCGAAGCGAGACTCGAAAACGTCGATGATCCTGAACAACTGAAGATGATGGAACCGGCAATGCGGGCCTTGAAGTTCTACGATCGTATCCTCGTCGCAGGTCCCGAAGAAATTGAATCCGCGAGCGTTGGCCTCGCGATGGACGAGCAGCAGAATCTTAAAGTCAGCGATCGCATTGTGCTAACCGAGAACGGACAGCTCGCTGCCGCTCCGCTGGCGAAGCCGCTGCCGAGCTCGCCGTTGTCCGACTACGCCGATCAACCGATTGTCGGTGCAGGCGGCGGCCCAATGCCGGCAGAATGGACGCAGAAGCTGTCTCTTCTTGCTCATACGTTTGTTAAGAACAATCCTGAGATCTACGGTCTTGAAGAGATTGATGAGGCTGAGTGGGCCAAGGCGGAGAAGAGCTGGGAGCAGTCGATTCGCGACCTCCGAGGGATGTCTCTGGTGGTGCTACCGGGCAAAGACGAAGAACCCATCTACAGTAATCTGTTCAGCGTGCTGACGGTCGTGAATTCAGACAGCTACTTGGAAAGTTATCGCGAGGGCATTGAAGCTTGGAATTCGGTCATGTCGCAGTCCACTAACGACATGAGCTTCCATTACGAAATCGAGGACGTCACCATTGCAGGTAAGTCTGGCATGGTCATGATGCTTGACGTCATGGAAATGATGGGTGAGCAAGAAATGGCGCCGATTCGACAGATGATGAAGGCCATGTTTGGGGCCGATGGCAAGTTGCGGATCTATCTGGTCAAGATCGACGAGACCCGTCTCTTCAGCGGCGTTGCTACCGAAGAGCAGATTGAAACCCTTATCGAAGCTTCCGTCAGCGACAATCCCACACTCGATAAGAACGAAAACATTCTGACGACGCTCAAGCAACTCGACAGCGGAGCCCAGTGGATGGGAGTCGTGAGTCCCCAGGGCGTCATGCAATGGTTTGAGCGAATGATGACGATGGTCATGCGGCAGTTCGGCGGAGGCATGATGCCCCAGTTTGCCGACTACCCGCCAGCTCCTCCGGTAGGTCTGGCACTGCGAATTGAAGGTCGCCTCATCGCCAGCGAAATGGTCTGGCCATCTGAGACTTTGAGCGGGCTTGCTGATTACATTCAAGCGATGGAAGAAGCAAACTAGGTTCAGCGCGTAGCCACGTTCGCCAGAACGTGGAAGTGCGAATGAAAGGTTTGATCCACCGTCTGGCGACGGTGGCTACAACTTTTGCCCAAGAAGCCAGACACCCACTGGAGACGTATCGCTTTCCAAAATTGCTGTCAATGGATTCTCGTCAATCTCGCACGGCAGAGCCACCAAATCCGCGAGTTTCCCCGGCGTAATCGTGCCAACCTTTGCTTCCCAGCCGATCGCTTCCGCAGCTTGAGAAGTTCCCATCGCCAACACCTCTTCTGGCGGAATTGTGGGGAACTGCCTCGCGATGGTTCGTAGTTCGGCAAGGACAGAAAGATCAGGATTCGACGCGCGGCTATCCGTTCCCGCTACGACGCGGACCCCTGCGGCTCTCATTTTTTCCAAAGGGTAGGCTTTGTGATCAAAATAATTGTGCGTTCGCGGGCAATAGACAACTGATAACCGTTCTCGCCTTTGGCCAAGGAAATCGATTTCGGCATCGTCCAGATAATTGCCATGAATCACTAAAGCCTTCTCGGCATGTGAAAGTCTCTTCAGATAATCCAGGGGGCGCGTTCCGAGCGGAATCACCTCGGGATCCCACATACTGCGTTCGTCCAGAAGCTCCTGAAACGGCCCGTCGTTTGCGCGCAGTAGTTGTAGTTCTTCTTCCGATTCAGCCAGGTGCATGGCCACGGGATAGCGGTTAGCAACAGCAAGCTCAATCAGCGTATCGAGCAGTTTGAGGCTTACCGTGTAGGGTGCATGGGGGCTAACCCCAACGCCAGCGACGCCAGAGTCGATATTACACTTTTCGAGATAGCCTGCTATCTGATGCTCAAGTCCCTGAAAGACCGAATCTGCTCGGGCGTGTGAGAACCCAATGGCCTCGGCTAGCAGGAGCAAGTTGGGGCTATCTGAGTCAGCGTAGTAGTAGGATGCGGGGGAAGTGGCAATCTCTGCCACGGTAGTGACGCCGAATTCTAGGGATTCAGCCAACCCCTTCTGGATGGCCGCTTTGGCGTCGCGGTTTCCGCGTTGACGATCTGCGATGACGCTGCGAATCCAAGCTGGAAGCCCTTCATCCGCCGGACCAAGCGGAGCTTGCTGGTCGCTAAACTCCAAATGCGTGTGTGCGTTAACCAACCCTGGGATCAGTGCAACGTCGCCAAGGTCTTCACAGGGGCCTGAGAATTCCGCGGCGCGACCCACTTCAACAATCTTACCGCCAGAGATCGTTACCATGCCGTCCTCAATGGCGGGCGTATCCATTGGCAAGACCCAGCGAGCACGTAACGAGAGAGGCTTCATAAAAGAGAGAGCTCCTCCGCCCACTAGCTATTCGCCAAGGAGACGTTGCCGCGGTCTCGTGCTTCCTGCAGGCGTTCTTCTTTTGATCGATGGTACGTCGCCTTCTGCAAGATCGCGAGTATTAGTGCCAAGGCGATTCCACAGAGGACCATCACGGCAGGTTGGTAGAGTGCCGGATCGTCGCCACCAAGCAGTTGATAGGCAAAGGAATCGGGATGCGACGCGGCATACTCCGCACCGTGATAGACAACAAATTGCAAGCTGTTGTGGATGAAATGGAAGACGATGCAAGGCAACAGGCTACCACTTTGCACCGCCAAGTAACCAATTAGTATGCCCAGCGTTGCAGCACTGAGCTTCTGCTGCATCACTGTGTGAACCGCTCCAAAGGCAACTGCAGAAATCCCAATCGCCCACCACTTGTGCCCCAGATGCCGCAGCCCAGAAAGGATGAATCCCCGGAAAGCAACTTCCTCGCAGATCGCTGGCAGCAGTGCCATCAGCAGGAACGGGAGCCACCAGTAACCTGAACTGAAGAGCACCTCCTGGAATTGTTGCATCGAGTTCTGCATCTCAGGAGCGATCGGATACACCTTGCCAATCAAGACTTGCAGTCCGATCGAAAGTGGGTGGACAACCAGGGCGAGCAGGAATGCCAAAGCCACGTATTTGCCGCGAGGAACTCGATCGAGCAATAACGTTTTCAGTGGCTTAGCCGTTAGCACAAAGGTCATCAGGGCCGCTGGTGCGAGGACGCAAACGAGCTGCATGATGAGCGTTGAAACGACAATGAATTGCAAGCTCGAACTGTCGGCACCACGCGCAGAGAACGCTACCGAGGCGAAGAACTGCGCGATCATAATCAGCACGATGCAAAGCACGGCTTGAGCAAGCGTCGACGTAGGTCGGCGATCTCGCACGAGACTCTTGAGCCAACGCCCGAGTTCCAAACGCTCGCTTTCGCGGAACAGGACCGATTCGCTGGCGAACTGCTCTTCAGCCCAGCGTATGGCTAGGAGGCAACACATGAACGTAACGCCGAGCACCGGAACGGCGAAACGCAAGACCTCGAAATACTGGCCCTCGATGATACTTCGAAGCAAGAGAATCAGGCCTGTCAGTGGCACGAGGCTGGTCCCCAGTTCGAGTTCCACGCCCGGTGACATCGGCAGCAACATGAGTGGCATCGTCACAAGCATGAGCGGCATCAAGTAGTACTGACCTTCTTTGGTACTCTTAGCAAAGGCAGCACAGGCCAAGCACAGGGCTCCAAAGAGCGCGGAAATCGGAACCAAAGCCAGCACCAAGAACAGACTGGCGCTCAGCGAGGGCATCGTGAACGAACCCATCGAACCAAAGGCCGGATTCGCAGCCAATTGAGAGGTGACGAACTTGCTCGTCAATCCGAGTGT
The genomic region above belongs to Lacipirellulaceae bacterium and contains:
- a CDS encoding amidohydrolase family protein, which gives rise to MKPLSLRARWVLPMDTPAIEDGMVTISGGKIVEVGRAAEFSGPCEDLGDVALIPGLVNAHTHLEFSDQQAPLGPADEGLPAWIRSVIADRQRGNRDAKAAIQKGLAESLEFGVTTVAEIATSPASYYYADSDSPNLLLLAEAIGFSHARADSVFQGLEHQIAGYLEKCNIDSGVAGVGVSPHAPYTVSLKLLDTLIELAVANRYPVAMHLAESEEELQLLRANDGPFQELLDERSMWDPEVIPLGTRPLDYLKRLSHAEKALVIHGNYLDDAEIDFLGQRRERLSVVYCPRTHNYFDHKAYPLEKMRAAGVRVVAGTDSRASNPDLSVLAELRTIARQFPTIPPEEVLAMGTSQAAEAIGWEAKVGTITPGKLADLVALPCEIDENPLTAILESDTSPVGVWLLGQKL
- a CDS encoding ABC transporter permease subunit/CPBP intramembrane protease produces the protein MQWKNVKLIFSREMRDQLRDRRTLFLIAILPLLLYPLLGMSFMQMMQFMQSHAAKVLVIGAEELEIAELEESNWLPPLLDGDYFHLDLMKHKSQQESLQVVRAEKLAEEEQAANYLARKQGESPSDHARRLLEAGQVQAILEFPEGFGEGLLAVRQSVLDRDSKGQSQALELKPTYNAADDKSQSAQFRLERVLRLWRQRITTNNLSDSNVPLQATQPFEFQPQDTAPVEQKQVAILSKILPFVLIIWALTGAFYPAVDLCAGEKERGTLETLLTSPAMRREIVWGKLLTVMLFSSATALLNLATLGLTSKFVTSQLAANPAFGSMGSFTMPSLSASLFLVLALVPISALFGALCLACAAFAKSTKEGQYYLMPLMLVTMPLMLLPMSPGVELELGTSLVPLTGLILLLRSIIEGQYFEVLRFAVPVLGVTFMCCLLAIRWAEEQFASESVLFRESERLELGRWLKSLVRDRRPTSTLAQAVLCIVLIMIAQFFASVAFSARGADSSSLQFIVVSTLIMQLVCVLAPAALMTFVLTAKPLKTLLLDRVPRGKYVALAFLLALVVHPLSIGLQVLIGKVYPIAPEMQNSMQQFQEVLFSSGYWWLPFLLMALLPAICEEVAFRGFILSGLRHLGHKWWAIGISAVAFGAVHTVMQQKLSAATLGILIGYLAVQSGSLLPCIVFHFIHNSLQFVVYHGAEYAASHPDSFAYQLLGGDDPALYQPAVMVLCGIALALILAILQKATYHRSKEERLQEARDRGNVSLANS